Proteins encoded in a region of the Gallalistipes aquisgranensis genome:
- a CDS encoding glycosyltransferase has protein sequence MMISVVVPVYNRPREAEELLDSLVRQSRGGFEVVLVEDGSQVDSRAVAERYAGRLDVSYYVKENGGPGPARNYGADRAKGDFLVFLDSDCIAPPSYMEAVSRAVEAGVRAFGGPDRADERFTPMQKAVSYSMTSFFTTGGIRGGKHKLDRFIPRSFNMGVARDLFERVGGFASMRFGEDIDLSMRIIAAGGEPRLLPEAAVCHKRRTSLRSFFRQVYFSGVARINLTKRHPGSLKAVHLLPAAFTVGSLLCLGLAFVRPAFLLPLGLAALVWCADSSLRNRSLRVGLLSAATSFVQLWGYGIGFLTGAWKRLVLKRTEAETYRTNFF, from the coding sequence ATTATGATTTCGGTCGTCGTACCCGTCTATAACCGTCCCCGCGAGGCGGAGGAGCTGCTCGACAGCCTCGTCCGCCAGAGCCGCGGGGGATTCGAGGTGGTCCTTGTCGAAGACGGTTCGCAGGTGGATTCGCGGGCCGTGGCGGAGCGATATGCCGGCCGGCTCGACGTGTCGTATTACGTGAAGGAGAACGGGGGGCCCGGTCCGGCCCGCAATTACGGGGCGGACCGGGCGAAGGGCGATTTCCTGGTTTTCCTCGATTCGGACTGCATCGCCCCTCCGTCTTACATGGAGGCCGTTTCGCGTGCGGTGGAGGCCGGTGTGCGGGCATTCGGCGGGCCCGACCGGGCCGACGAGCGGTTTACTCCCATGCAGAAGGCCGTGAGCTATTCGATGACCTCTTTTTTTACCACGGGGGGTATCCGGGGCGGAAAGCATAAGCTCGACCGTTTCATTCCCCGCAGTTTCAACATGGGAGTGGCCCGCGACCTGTTCGAGCGGGTGGGAGGATTCGCCTCCATGCGTTTCGGGGAGGACATCGACCTCAGCATGCGGATCATTGCGGCGGGTGGGGAGCCCCGTCTGCTGCCTGAGGCGGCGGTTTGCCACAAGCGGCGGACGAGCCTGCGCTCCTTCTTCCGGCAGGTCTATTTTTCGGGTGTGGCCCGGATCAACCTGACGAAACGGCATCCCGGTTCGCTCAAGGCGGTGCACCTGCTGCCGGCGGCTTTCACGGTGGGATCGTTGCTTTGTCTGGGGCTGGCGTTCGTCCGTCCGGCTTTCCTGCTGCCGCTGGGTTTGGCTGCGCTGGTCTGGTGTGCCGATTCCTCGCTGCGCAACCGCAGCCTGAGGGTGGGGCTGCTTTCGGCCGCCACTTCGTTCGTGCAGTTGTGGGGCTATGGAATCGGTTTTTTGACCGGTGCCTGGAAACGTCTCGTGCTGAAACGGACGGAGGCGGAGACTTACCGGACGAATTTTTTCTGA
- a CDS encoding protein-disulfide reductase DsbD family protein: MNNRIVKILALSLLFSGLFLQALPQENPVSWRFSARPAGEGVFEAVFEADIRPPYHMYDLGPYEAFGPNATLFTFEPSDGLVLEGGVYPFAEPQRVDDPVFGMEIGYYAGKAVFGQKVRLTAASAVLKGNVEWMVCDETTCLPPADEDFEVRIGPAEPEAASSARAPGNTGSLWGTVVEAVLWGLAALLTPCVFPMVPMTVSFFLKGNERKGRGRFRALMYGVFIVALYTLPIAAIILVTRVVGGDAVTADIFNWLATHWLPNVIFFLVFMVFAASFFGAFEITMPSRLVNRSDRGADRGGLGGLFFMALTLVLVSFSCTGPIVGSVLIKSTAGEFWEPIVTMFAFSVAFALPFTLFAFFPSLLKNLPKSGGWLNSVKVVLGFVEVALGLKFLSVADQTYHWGILDREVYLAVWIVVFALLGFYLLGKLRFAHDSEVKHIGVFRLLLAIVTFSFVVYLLPGMFGAPLKGLAGYLPPMHTQDFVLLGGTADRSAAPSGAAVGSAGTKGPKYGDFLHLPHGLQGFFDFEEGMAHAREVGKPVLVDFTGHGCVNCREMEARVWSAPEVLSLLRDDYVIIALYSDDKKQLPESDWVTTESGKVLKSLGKINSYFARTRYGVNAQPCYLLLDDRGELLVPPRGYDLSVPGFAAFLESGIAAWEARKNGKL; encoded by the coding sequence ATGAATAATAGAATAGTGAAAATCCTTGCGTTGTCGCTCCTGTTTTCCGGTCTGTTCCTGCAGGCCCTGCCGCAGGAGAATCCCGTGTCGTGGCGGTTTTCGGCGCGGCCGGCCGGGGAGGGTGTGTTCGAGGCGGTTTTCGAGGCCGACATCCGTCCTCCTTATCACATGTACGATCTGGGGCCGTACGAGGCGTTCGGACCCAATGCCACGCTCTTTACGTTCGAACCTTCCGACGGACTGGTGCTCGAGGGCGGGGTCTATCCTTTCGCCGAGCCGCAGCGGGTGGACGATCCGGTGTTCGGCATGGAGATCGGCTACTATGCCGGGAAAGCGGTTTTCGGCCAGAAGGTGCGGCTGACGGCGGCTTCGGCCGTGCTGAAGGGTAACGTGGAGTGGATGGTCTGCGACGAGACGACCTGCCTGCCTCCCGCCGACGAGGATTTTGAGGTGAGGATCGGTCCGGCAGAGCCGGAAGCGGCTTCCTCCGCCCGTGCGCCCGGAAATACGGGAAGTCTGTGGGGAACGGTGGTCGAGGCGGTCCTCTGGGGGCTGGCCGCGCTGCTCACCCCGTGCGTCTTCCCGATGGTGCCCATGACGGTCTCCTTCTTCCTGAAAGGGAACGAACGGAAGGGGCGCGGACGTTTCCGGGCGCTGATGTACGGCGTTTTCATCGTGGCGCTCTATACGTTGCCGATCGCCGCGATCATTCTGGTGACACGGGTCGTGGGAGGCGATGCCGTGACGGCCGACATCTTCAACTGGCTGGCTACGCATTGGCTGCCCAACGTGATTTTCTTCCTCGTGTTCATGGTCTTCGCCGCATCGTTTTTCGGCGCCTTCGAAATCACGATGCCCAGCCGGCTGGTCAATCGGAGCGACCGGGGCGCCGACCGGGGCGGACTGGGTGGCCTCTTTTTCATGGCCCTGACGCTGGTGCTGGTGTCGTTTTCCTGTACGGGGCCCATCGTAGGGTCGGTGCTCATCAAATCGACCGCCGGCGAGTTCTGGGAGCCGATCGTCACCATGTTCGCCTTTTCGGTGGCGTTCGCCCTGCCGTTCACGCTCTTCGCCTTTTTCCCCTCCCTGCTGAAAAATCTGCCCAAAAGCGGCGGATGGCTCAATTCGGTGAAGGTGGTGCTGGGTTTCGTGGAGGTGGCGCTGGGCCTCAAGTTCCTCAGCGTGGCGGACCAGACCTATCACTGGGGCATTCTCGACCGCGAGGTCTATCTGGCCGTCTGGATCGTCGTTTTCGCCCTGCTGGGATTTTATCTGCTGGGTAAGCTGCGGTTCGCGCACGACAGCGAGGTGAAGCATATCGGCGTGTTCCGGCTGCTGCTGGCGATCGTCACCTTCAGCTTCGTGGTCTATCTCCTGCCGGGCATGTTCGGCGCCCCGCTCAAGGGGCTGGCGGGTTACCTGCCTCCGATGCACACGCAGGATTTCGTGCTGCTGGGCGGAACGGCGGACAGGAGTGCGGCGCCGTCCGGTGCGGCTGTCGGGAGTGCGGGAACGAAAGGGCCTAAATACGGCGATTTCCTCCATCTGCCCCATGGATTGCAGGGTTTCTTCGACTTCGAAGAGGGGATGGCCCATGCCCGCGAGGTCGGCAAGCCCGTGCTGGTCGATTTCACGGGGCACGGCTGCGTGAACTGCCGCGAGATGGAGGCCCGGGTGTGGTCGGCGCCGGAGGTGCTCTCCCTGCTGCGGGACGATTACGTGATTATAGCCCTCTATTCCGATGATAAGAAGCAGCTGCCCGAGAGCGACTGGGTAACCACCGAAAGCGGCAAGGTGCTCAAAAGTCTCGGCAAGATCAATTCCTATTTCGCACGCACGCGCTACGGGGTCAACGCCCAGCCCTGCTATCTGCTGCTGGACGACCGCGGGGAGCTGCTGGTGCCGCCGCGGGGCTACGATCTGAGCGTGCCCGGTTTCGCCGCGTTCCTGGAGAGCGGGATCGCGGCCTGGGAGGCCCGTAAAAACGGAAAATTATGA
- a CDS encoding arginase family protein has translation MENKESTIRLIYPQWQGGIVDRWMPDIPADDASRGYWLGAQLLKMLAPESDRKTVEVPVSMDVGDRKTERGISARRVILEQTKTALALLRENAPGRIVTLGGECSVSVVPFTYLMERYPDDVAVIWLDAHPDINLPGDEYEGYHAMALTACLGMGDEEIVGLLPGRADASRVLIVGLRAWEANGGTRERQQVFGIRSLAPAEVAADSRAVLEWLRGTGVSRVVIHLDLDVLDPAEIVAGVGVEPDGMKMEQVARVIEDVAATYDVVGLTVAEPMPRIAIKIRNLLARLPLLK, from the coding sequence ATGGAAAACAAAGAATCGACTATTCGCCTCATCTATCCGCAGTGGCAGGGCGGAATCGTGGACCGTTGGATGCCGGATATTCCGGCCGACGACGCATCGAGAGGATACTGGCTGGGCGCACAGTTGCTGAAAATGCTCGCCCCGGAGAGTGACCGGAAGACGGTCGAGGTACCCGTGTCGATGGATGTGGGTGACCGAAAGACGGAGAGAGGAATCAGTGCCCGCCGGGTTATCCTCGAACAGACGAAGACAGCCCTCGCGCTGCTGCGCGAAAACGCCCCGGGGCGGATCGTCACGCTCGGCGGTGAATGTTCTGTGAGTGTCGTCCCTTTTACGTATCTGATGGAAAGGTATCCGGACGACGTGGCCGTAATCTGGCTCGACGCACATCCGGATATCAACCTGCCCGGCGATGAGTACGAGGGGTATCATGCGATGGCCCTGACAGCTTGTCTCGGGATGGGCGACGAGGAGATCGTAGGTCTATTGCCGGGCCGGGCGGATGCTTCACGGGTGTTGATCGTGGGCTTGCGGGCATGGGAAGCGAACGGCGGAACGCGGGAACGTCAGCAGGTTTTCGGAATAAGAAGCCTCGCGCCGGCCGAGGTGGCCGCGGACAGCCGGGCCGTACTGGAGTGGTTGCGAGGTACCGGAGTCTCCCGGGTGGTCATCCATCTCGACCTGGATGTGCTCGATCCTGCAGAGATCGTCGCCGGAGTGGGGGTGGAGCCGGACGGTATGAAGATGGAACAGGTGGCGAGGGTCATCGAGGATGTGGCCGCTACGTACGACGTGGTTGGGCTCACGGTGGCCGAGCCGATGCCCCGGATTGCGATTAAAATCAGAAATTTGCTGGCTCGGTTGCCTTTGCTGAAGTAG
- a CDS encoding MFS transporter — translation MVAKIQKKISESATARWFVLGLVAFTMLCGYFITDMMAPLQDLLQSPVNLGGLGWSGDEYGTFTSAYGWFNVFLLMLIFGGMILDRMGVRFTGLMAAGIMVLGVAIKWFGVSHDFGGATVRLFGSDWGYPLLVASFGFALFGVGIEIAGITVSKIIVKWFKGKEMALAMGLEMACARIGTGLAIGVTPLLCKAFGGSISMPVLMGLLLLCIGFLSFMVFVVMDRRLDAERAEEETEAEEPFRFSDIFSIIRIKGFWYIAILCVLFYSAVFPFLKYAPSLMINKFGISQELSGLIPSILPFGTILLTPFFGNLYDRKGHGAGIMLIGAVMLVFIHAMFSIPGLDYWIIALVLMILLGIAFSLVPSAMWPSVPKIIPENKLGTAYALIFWIQNWGLMGVPYLIGKVLDKYCITGFVDGKPAYDYTLPMLIFTCFGILSIVFALLLRREDAIKHYGLQLPNIKK, via the coding sequence ATGGTAGCAAAAATTCAAAAGAAGATCAGCGAGTCGGCCACGGCCCGCTGGTTCGTACTGGGACTGGTGGCCTTCACCATGCTGTGCGGCTACTTCATCACCGACATGATGGCTCCGCTGCAGGACCTGCTCCAGAGCCCCGTGAACCTCGGCGGACTGGGCTGGAGCGGCGACGAATACGGCACGTTCACCAGTGCCTACGGCTGGTTCAACGTATTCCTGCTGATGCTCATCTTCGGCGGCATGATCCTCGACCGGATGGGCGTCCGCTTCACGGGCCTCATGGCGGCCGGAATCATGGTGCTGGGCGTGGCGATCAAGTGGTTCGGCGTCTCGCACGACTTCGGGGGTGCCACGGTGCGTCTCTTCGGGTCGGACTGGGGCTATCCGCTGCTCGTGGCCTCGTTCGGCTTCGCCCTGTTCGGCGTAGGGATCGAAATCGCGGGCATCACGGTCTCCAAGATCATCGTCAAGTGGTTCAAGGGAAAGGAAATGGCGCTGGCCATGGGACTGGAGATGGCCTGCGCGCGGATCGGAACGGGACTGGCCATCGGTGTCACGCCGCTGCTGTGCAAGGCGTTCGGAGGGTCGATCAGCATGCCCGTGCTGATGGGCCTGCTGTTGCTCTGCATCGGATTCCTCTCGTTCATGGTCTTCGTGGTGATGGACCGCAGGCTCGACGCCGAGCGGGCGGAAGAGGAGACGGAGGCCGAGGAGCCCTTCCGTTTTTCGGACATCTTCTCAATCATCAGGATCAAAGGGTTCTGGTACATCGCCATCCTCTGCGTGCTCTTCTACTCGGCCGTGTTCCCCTTCCTGAAATACGCCCCCAGTCTGATGATCAACAAATTCGGCATCTCCCAGGAGCTGTCGGGTCTGATTCCCTCGATCCTTCCCTTCGGGACGATCCTGCTGACCCCCTTCTTCGGCAACCTGTACGACCGCAAGGGACACGGAGCGGGCATCATGCTGATCGGCGCCGTGATGCTGGTCTTCATCCACGCCATGTTCTCCATCCCGGGGCTCGACTATTGGATCATAGCCCTCGTACTGATGATCCTGCTGGGAATCGCCTTCTCGCTGGTACCCTCGGCCATGTGGCCTTCGGTCCCCAAAATCATTCCCGAAAACAAACTGGGCACGGCCTACGCCCTCATTTTCTGGATTCAGAACTGGGGCCTGATGGGCGTTCCGTACCTGATCGGCAAGGTGCTCGACAAATACTGCATCACAGGCTTCGTGGACGGAAAACCCGCCTACGATTACACGCTGCCGATGCTGATCTTCACCTGCTTCGGCATCCTGTCCATCGTCTTCGCTCTGCTCCTGCGCCGCGAAGACGCGATCAAGCATTACGGACTGCAACTGCCCAACATCAAAAAATAA
- a CDS encoding 3-keto-disaccharide hydrolase, with product MNLKRIAVVTLCTLLCAGASAKGKGADNTLTTKEQKQGWKLLWDGKSKNGWKSIKGGPVPATGWTVENGTLTIADNNNKTSVGDIVTDRKYKNFELSVDFLYTDGANSGIKYFITEDKSGKISNVACEYQVLDNLLHPDAKLGHDGNRQLGALYDIFPAEIKTPAKAGEWNTARIVVNGNRVTHYLNGKKILEYERGSQQWKEGVARSKFSKRDGFGMAEEGYILLQDHGKKVSFKNIKIKEL from the coding sequence ATGAATCTGAAACGCATCGCCGTGGTCACCCTGTGCACGCTTCTGTGCGCCGGAGCCTCGGCAAAAGGAAAGGGAGCGGACAACACGCTGACCACGAAGGAACAGAAACAGGGGTGGAAACTGCTCTGGGACGGAAAGAGCAAAAACGGATGGAAAAGCATCAAGGGCGGTCCTGTGCCTGCGACCGGCTGGACCGTGGAAAACGGCACGCTCACCATCGCCGACAATAACAACAAGACGTCAGTGGGCGACATCGTCACCGACCGCAAGTACAAGAACTTCGAACTCTCGGTCGATTTCCTCTACACGGACGGCGCCAACAGCGGCATCAAGTATTTCATCACCGAGGACAAGAGCGGTAAAATCTCGAACGTGGCCTGCGAATACCAGGTGCTGGACAACCTGCTTCATCCCGATGCCAAGCTGGGACACGACGGCAACCGGCAGCTGGGAGCGCTCTACGACATCTTCCCCGCCGAGATCAAAACCCCGGCCAAAGCCGGCGAGTGGAACACGGCCCGCATCGTGGTGAACGGCAACCGGGTGACCCACTACCTCAACGGCAAGAAAATCCTGGAGTACGAACGCGGCAGCCAGCAGTGGAAAGAGGGCGTGGCCCGCAGCAAGTTCAGCAAGCGCGACGGTTTCGGCATGGCCGAAGAGGGATACATCCTGCTGCAGGACCACGGGAAAAAGGTTTCGTTCAAGAACATCAAAATCAAGGAACTCTAA
- a CDS encoding sugar phosphate isomerase/epimerase family protein, which translates to MKNLKNLAVLAALLVGTGTVTAQIKLGVCTNVQNAQKAKEAGAQFIEESVGRFLIPGKPDAEFAANLAAAKASPLPIRSCNGFLPGTIKVTGPAADHEAALKWAETAFRRAQQAGISYIVFGSGGARQVPEGFSHAEATDQFVSLLKKMGPIAGKYDVTVVLEPLRSGECNFLNTVGEGVKIVKKVGHPNIQCLADIYHMLQENEGPEAIVRGAKYIKHCHVAEKTDRAAPGTNGEDLTPYYDALNKIGYKGGLSIECKWTDFDKQLAPALANLKKNTARK; encoded by the coding sequence ATGAAAAATCTGAAAAATCTGGCCGTTCTGGCGGCTCTTCTGGTGGGAACGGGCACGGTCACGGCCCAGATCAAACTGGGAGTCTGCACCAATGTCCAGAACGCACAGAAGGCCAAGGAGGCCGGCGCCCAGTTCATCGAAGAGAGCGTGGGGCGCTTCCTCATCCCCGGCAAACCGGATGCCGAGTTCGCCGCCAATTTGGCCGCAGCCAAAGCCTCCCCGCTGCCCATCCGCTCCTGCAACGGTTTCCTGCCCGGCACGATCAAGGTGACCGGTCCCGCAGCCGACCACGAAGCCGCCTTGAAATGGGCCGAAACAGCCTTCCGCCGTGCGCAGCAGGCCGGTATCTCCTACATCGTATTCGGCAGCGGCGGCGCCCGTCAGGTCCCCGAAGGTTTCAGCCATGCGGAAGCGACGGACCAGTTCGTCTCCCTGCTGAAAAAGATGGGTCCGATCGCCGGGAAATACGACGTGACCGTCGTGCTGGAACCGCTCCGCAGCGGCGAATGCAACTTCCTCAACACGGTAGGAGAGGGTGTGAAGATCGTCAAGAAGGTAGGCCATCCCAACATCCAGTGCCTGGCCGACATCTACCACATGCTTCAGGAGAACGAAGGTCCCGAAGCGATCGTCAGGGGAGCCAAATACATCAAACACTGCCACGTAGCGGAGAAGACCGACCGCGCGGCCCCGGGCACCAACGGCGAAGACCTGACGCCCTATTACGACGCGCTGAACAAAATCGGCTACAAAGGCGGCCTCTCGATCGAATGCAAATGGACGGACTTCGACAAGCAGCTCGCTCCGGCCCTGGCCAATCTGAAAAAGAACACCGCCCGGAAATAA
- a CDS encoding Gfo/Idh/MocA family oxidoreductase, producing MSKITRRDFIKQAGLASAGLMLGGVALSNKSYARVKGANDRVNVGVVGFSDRFRATLLPCFLNHKDKLNFDIVGVSDIWKLRREEGGRYLEGKLGHSMRQYVNNEALYKDKDIDAVIISTADFQHAVHAIEAAEAGRDMYVEKPFAETMEDNRAARKAVEKAGVIFQMGSQRRSGPNYHAANDFIRSGKFGDIVMCEMTWNVNQPDRWRRPTLVPKCKKEDLDWTRYLCNRPYQDFDPRKYLEYRLFWPFSSGIPGQWMAHQIDTVHWFTGLHHPRSVTANGNIYLWKDGRTNYDTMTAVMDYGPTDDPNKGFQVLYSSRFTNSAGGVKEIYYSNGGELNLDTNMISSNGYLTKAHAEKMGLKENKLPEIKLEGIKAASEANMGGDPLTSLHMQNWMECVRSRKQPNAPVGAAYDHSTACIMVNAALRTKQYVEFDEEHQEVIAGGKIFKY from the coding sequence ATGAGCAAGATCACAAGAAGAGACTTCATCAAACAGGCAGGTCTCGCCTCCGCCGGGCTGATGCTGGGCGGCGTTGCCCTGAGCAACAAGAGCTATGCACGGGTCAAGGGTGCAAACGACCGCGTGAACGTGGGTGTAGTCGGCTTTTCCGACCGTTTCCGCGCCACGCTGCTGCCCTGCTTCCTCAACCACAAAGACAAACTGAATTTCGACATCGTCGGCGTATCCGACATCTGGAAGCTGCGCCGCGAAGAGGGAGGACGTTATCTCGAAGGGAAACTGGGCCACTCGATGCGCCAGTACGTCAATAACGAGGCCCTTTACAAGGATAAGGACATCGACGCGGTCATCATCTCCACCGCCGACTTCCAGCACGCCGTGCACGCCATCGAGGCCGCCGAAGCCGGCCGTGACATGTACGTGGAAAAACCCTTCGCCGAGACGATGGAGGACAACCGCGCCGCCCGCAAGGCCGTGGAGAAAGCCGGCGTCATCTTCCAGATGGGCTCGCAGCGCCGCAGCGGTCCGAACTACCACGCAGCCAACGACTTCATCCGCAGCGGCAAGTTCGGCGACATCGTGATGTGCGAAATGACCTGGAACGTCAATCAGCCCGACCGTTGGAGAAGGCCGACCCTCGTTCCCAAATGCAAGAAGGAGGATCTGGACTGGACGCGCTACCTGTGCAACCGGCCCTATCAGGATTTCGATCCCCGCAAATACCTCGAATACCGTCTGTTCTGGCCCTTTTCGTCGGGTATTCCCGGACAGTGGATGGCTCACCAGATCGACACCGTGCACTGGTTCACCGGCCTGCACCACCCGCGCAGCGTGACGGCGAACGGCAACATCTATCTCTGGAAAGACGGACGCACCAACTACGACACCATGACCGCCGTGATGGACTACGGTCCCACGGACGATCCCAACAAGGGTTTCCAGGTGCTCTACTCTTCGCGTTTCACCAACTCGGCCGGCGGTGTGAAGGAGATCTACTATTCGAACGGCGGCGAGCTGAACCTCGACACCAACATGATCTCCTCGAACGGTTACCTGACCAAGGCCCATGCCGAAAAGATGGGCCTGAAGGAGAACAAGCTGCCCGAAATCAAGCTGGAAGGCATCAAGGCAGCCTCCGAAGCGAATATGGGCGGCGACCCGCTCACCTCGCTCCACATGCAAAACTGGATGGAGTGCGTGCGCAGCCGCAAACAGCCCAACGCCCCCGTCGGCGCCGCTTACGACCACTCGACCGCCTGCATCATGGTCAACGCCGCCCTGCGCACGAAACAGTACGTAGAGTTCGACGAAGAGCATCAGGAGGTTATCGCCGGAGGCAAGATTTTCAAATACTAA
- a CDS encoding tetratricopeptide repeat protein, with the protein MRKAVIVFLLGLCSLAGQKGYAQLNKEYFFWVGRGMLIDNRYQDAIETLNILLKVDPGAHEGYFLRGIAKYNLDDLLGAEMDFSLAIEKNPVFTMAYQYRAITRSRLGNYDDALNDFREAINLRPDLPGPYYSRGVTYLLSQQYEEAIADFDMFIRHENKVADAYINRGTSYLFLKDTVRAFEDYNTAIRTNRESPDGYNRRGGLYMAEGKYDLALEDFNKAITCDSAYTVSFFNRALVYANTKKPMQALEDFDRVIELDSTNSLTYFNRAIIRSQIGDYNRALDDYNRVAEYSPGNVLVYFNRALLYTQLGDYPSAIDDYSKAIELYPDFANAYLNRAHLRYMMKDTKGAKQDRNFAEKKIAEYRSKLNDSTFSVYADTSRKFNQLLSFDNKFSGSRFGRIGNRTDNVTLLPLFKFTLTEPDSTTTIDPQRYYVQRAEDFLAEIDNPLLRLTNRSSSLSPDSLVAMDRRLAARIDAGNTDWHLLFERAVTQGLIRQYTNSVNFYSAAIERNPTNPFLYLNRSTTRSEMIDFISSIDNNYQRITIDADPVNRLKNNSRRTYNYDEAIADLNKAAKLLPDFAHIYYNRANLQALSGNLPEAFDDYTKALELNPNFAEAYFNRGLVQIYMKDTRKGCLDLSKAGEMGIQEAYPVLKRFAGSEDGE; encoded by the coding sequence ATGCGCAAAGCGGTCATCGTATTCCTGCTGGGCCTGTGCTCTCTGGCAGGCCAGAAGGGGTATGCACAGCTAAACAAAGAGTATTTCTTCTGGGTGGGCCGGGGCATGCTCATCGACAACCGCTACCAGGACGCCATCGAGACGCTCAACATCCTGCTGAAGGTCGATCCGGGTGCGCACGAAGGTTACTTCCTGCGCGGCATCGCCAAATACAACCTCGACGACCTGCTGGGCGCCGAGATGGACTTTTCGCTGGCCATCGAGAAAAATCCCGTCTTCACGATGGCCTACCAGTACCGGGCCATCACCCGCTCGCGGCTGGGCAATTACGACGACGCGCTGAACGACTTCCGGGAGGCGATCAACCTGCGGCCCGACCTGCCCGGCCCCTATTACAGCCGGGGCGTCACCTACCTGCTGAGCCAGCAGTACGAGGAGGCCATCGCCGACTTCGACATGTTCATCCGCCACGAAAACAAGGTGGCCGACGCCTACATCAACCGGGGAACGAGCTACCTCTTCCTGAAAGACACGGTGAGGGCGTTCGAGGACTACAACACGGCGATCCGCACCAACCGTGAGAGCCCGGACGGCTACAACCGCCGGGGGGGGCTCTACATGGCCGAAGGGAAATACGATCTGGCACTGGAGGACTTCAACAAGGCGATCACCTGCGACTCCGCCTACACCGTCTCGTTCTTCAACCGCGCGCTCGTCTACGCCAACACGAAAAAACCGATGCAGGCGCTCGAAGACTTCGACCGGGTGATCGAACTCGACTCGACCAACTCGCTCACCTACTTCAACCGGGCCATCATCCGGTCGCAGATCGGCGACTACAACCGGGCGCTGGACGACTACAACCGCGTGGCGGAGTATTCGCCGGGCAACGTGCTGGTCTACTTCAACCGGGCGCTGCTCTACACCCAGCTCGGCGACTACCCCAGCGCCATCGACGACTACTCGAAGGCGATCGAACTCTATCCCGATTTCGCCAACGCCTACCTCAACCGGGCCCACCTGCGCTACATGATGAAGGACACCAAGGGGGCGAAACAGGACCGCAATTTCGCCGAAAAGAAGATCGCCGAATACCGCTCGAAGCTCAACGACAGCACCTTTTCGGTCTATGCCGACACCAGCCGCAAGTTCAACCAGCTCCTCTCCTTCGACAACAAGTTCTCGGGCAGCCGGTTCGGCCGGATCGGCAACCGCACGGACAACGTCACGCTGCTGCCCCTGTTCAAGTTCACCCTCACGGAGCCGGATTCGACCACCACGATCGACCCGCAGCGCTATTACGTACAGCGCGCGGAGGACTTCCTCGCGGAGATCGACAATCCGCTGCTGAGGCTCACCAACCGGAGCAGTTCGTTGTCGCCCGACTCGCTGGTGGCCATGGACCGCCGGCTGGCCGCACGGATCGACGCAGGCAATACGGACTGGCACCTGCTCTTCGAACGGGCCGTCACGCAGGGGCTGATCCGCCAGTACACCAATTCGGTGAACTTCTACTCGGCGGCCATCGAGCGCAACCCGACCAATCCGTTCCTCTACCTGAACCGGAGCACCACGCGCAGCGAAATGATCGACTTCATCTCCTCGATCGACAACAACTACCAGCGCATCACGATCGACGCCGATCCCGTGAACCGGCTCAAGAACAACTCCCGGCGCACGTACAACTACGACGAGGCGATCGCCGACCTGAACAAGGCGGCCAAACTGCTTCCGGACTTCGCCCACATCTATTACAACCGGGCCAACCTGCAGGCTCTTTCGGGCAATCTGCCGGAGGCGTTCGACGACTACACCAAAGCGCTGGAACTCAATCCCAACTTCGCCGAGGCCTACTTCAACCGGGGGCTGGTACAGATATACATGAAGGATACCCGCAAAGGGTGCCTCGACCTGAGCAAGGCGGGCGAAATGGGCATCCAGGAGGCCTATCCGGTGCTCAAAAGATTCGCCGGGTCGGAGGACGGGGAATAG